Proteins found in one Bordetella genomosp. 11 genomic segment:
- a CDS encoding type II toxin-antitoxin system PemK/MazF family toxin translates to MQLNTAIAAEIRRGQTYWVDFDPTVGSEQAGRRPCVIVSPNAINRVTGARIVTVVPVTTKGEADAVRIPVTTGGIRGFALIHQVRVLDRSRLDGVIGELHIRELVPILTRLQQYFQP, encoded by the coding sequence ATGCAACTCAACACGGCAATCGCCGCCGAGATTCGTCGCGGGCAAACGTACTGGGTCGACTTTGATCCTACGGTAGGAAGTGAACAGGCTGGGCGACGCCCATGCGTCATCGTGTCGCCAAATGCGATCAATCGGGTCACAGGCGCCAGGATAGTAACGGTAGTTCCGGTGACCACAAAAGGGGAAGCGGATGCCGTCCGTATTCCCGTAACGACCGGCGGTATCAGGGGTTTCGCTTTAATCCACCAGGTGCGGGTATTGGATCGGTCGCGCCTGGATGGGGTGATCGGCGAGCTCCACATTCGCGAACTCGTGCCTATCCTGACTCGCCTGCAGCAATATTTTCAGCCATAA
- a CDS encoding Bug family tripartite tricarboxylate transporter substrate binding protein produces MNDKQDAHSHAYAPRLPSRRALIRGLAAAPFAALIWRAARADDFAGKPVRLVIPFPAGGSSDTLGRVVANALSQQLKQTVIVENRGGAGGNIAADYVARAPADGHTLLMAGQAIMAINQSLYKHLSYDPATFPYIGMMGDNANVLLVNELTLPVRSVAELVERAKAKPREIPFGSNGVGSLSHLTTELLASSAGVKFLHVPYQGAAPLATDLRAGRIAFCFTGSTLAVALAKSGNLRPLAVTTAVRLPQLPDVPTLVESGYPALDAPSWWAAVATPGTPTATVAMLQKAFAAATGTPQYQEALKQQATLPHPMTPEAARVFLAAERRKWAAAVKSSGASVTS; encoded by the coding sequence ATGAACGACAAACAAGATGCCCATTCCCACGCGTATGCGCCGCGCCTGCCCTCGCGCCGCGCGCTGATCCGCGGCCTGGCGGCCGCCCCCTTCGCCGCGCTGATCTGGCGCGCGGCCCGCGCGGACGACTTCGCCGGCAAGCCCGTGCGCCTGGTGATACCGTTCCCCGCCGGCGGATCCTCCGACACGCTGGGCCGGGTCGTCGCCAATGCACTGTCGCAACAACTCAAGCAGACGGTGATCGTGGAAAACCGCGGCGGCGCGGGCGGCAACATTGCCGCCGATTACGTCGCCCGCGCGCCCGCCGACGGCCACACGCTGTTGATGGCGGGCCAGGCCATCATGGCCATCAACCAAAGCCTGTACAAGCACCTCAGCTACGATCCCGCCACCTTTCCCTACATCGGCATGATGGGCGACAACGCCAACGTGCTGCTGGTCAATGAACTGACCCTGCCGGTCAGGAGCGTGGCCGAACTGGTGGAACGCGCCAAGGCCAAGCCGCGCGAGATTCCCTTCGGCTCCAACGGCGTGGGATCGCTCAGCCACTTGACGACGGAATTGCTGGCCAGCTCGGCGGGCGTGAAGTTCCTGCACGTGCCCTATCAGGGCGCGGCGCCGCTGGCCACCGACCTGCGCGCCGGGCGCATCGCTTTCTGCTTTACCGGGTCGACCCTGGCGGTGGCGCTGGCCAAAAGTGGAAACCTGCGTCCCCTGGCCGTGACGACCGCCGTTCGCCTGCCGCAGTTGCCCGATGTGCCGACCCTGGTTGAATCCGGCTACCCCGCGCTGGACGCCCCGTCGTGGTGGGCGGCCGTCGCCACGCCAGGCACGCCGACGGCGACGGTGGCCATGCTGCAAAAGGCCTTCGCCGCCGCCACCGGCACGCCCCAGTACCAGGAAGCGCTCAAGCAGCAAGCCACGCTGCCGCATCCGATGACGCCGGAAGCAGCCCGTGTTTTCCTGGCCGCCGAGCGCAGGAAATGGGCCGCCGCGGTGAAGTCGAGCGGCGCGTCCGTGACGTCGTAG
- the acnA gene encoding aconitate hydratase AcnA, whose protein sequence is MTASSLQLDGQPVRYTDIAAIAAESGRDIRGFPYVIRVLLENLARHRSWGADVSDDELNALLDWRNHVDAGLPLRVARVFLPDSSGLPVLQDLAALRDAVARHGGDVDAVDARVPVDLIVDHSLQVTHWGDSQSIVRNMQYEFKQNAERYRFLKWAQQAFNGLRVFPPGTGIIHQVNLEFVSPVVQQETRPDGEWAYPDFVIGGDSHTPMINGIGVLGWGVGGIDAEAALLGHAYTFPVPEVVGVRLVGHIPPPALTTDAALLITQKLREFKVAGSMVEFFGPGVRELAVPERATIANMAPEYGATCGFFPVDAVTIEYLHASGRDPAVIERAEQYCRANALWREDADETPPQFSRVLEIDLSETVPSMAGPRRPQDRLPLPAIPADFRDRLHKPALEGGFAVPKDADVAQRATLADGDQPLRLPHGAIVLAAITSCTNTSNPTVMMAAGLLAKKAVERGLRVPEWVKTSLAPGSRTVTRYLQAAGLMDALETLGFFVIGYGCTTCGGKSGALSDPVVQAIERDRFVSVSVLSGNRNFEGRIHKLIRANYIGAPPMVVLYALAGRIDIDLDKEPIGQDRDGQPVYMRDVWPTPAEIQAVLPLASTRELFEAVYDPANLDIEAWREMQAPSGPRFPWDPQSLYLVDPPFFKDEPDGDSLGRLARALESASVLAAFGDSLTTDHISPGGEIPLETPPGQYLADAGVPQREFNSYIARRCNFHVMTRATFGNIRIRNALLDGEEGGNTLHFPDRARMTIFDAANAYRKEGRATIVIAGKEYGTGSSRDWAAKGTALLGVRAVIAESFERIHRANLIGMGVLPLAFLPGEGWRQLGLRGDETFSFENVEAGIREGGPIRVIARQGSREVRFDTIPQVLTAAERRLMADGGIPMSVLRALLPDAATAGR, encoded by the coding sequence GGTCCGCTACACCGATATCGCGGCGATCGCCGCGGAATCCGGCCGCGATATCCGCGGCTTTCCCTACGTTATCCGGGTGCTGCTGGAGAACCTGGCGCGCCACCGAAGCTGGGGCGCGGACGTATCGGACGACGAGCTGAACGCACTGCTGGACTGGCGCAACCATGTGGACGCGGGCCTGCCTTTGCGGGTCGCGCGGGTGTTCCTGCCGGATTCCAGCGGCCTGCCGGTGTTGCAGGACCTGGCCGCGCTGCGCGATGCGGTGGCGCGGCACGGCGGCGACGTCGATGCCGTGGATGCGCGTGTGCCCGTGGACCTGATCGTGGATCATTCGCTGCAAGTCACCCATTGGGGCGATTCGCAGTCCATCGTGCGCAATATGCAGTACGAGTTCAAGCAGAATGCGGAACGCTATCGCTTCCTGAAGTGGGCGCAGCAGGCCTTTAATGGCCTGCGCGTGTTTCCGCCGGGCACCGGGATCATTCATCAGGTGAACCTGGAGTTCGTTTCCCCGGTGGTGCAACAGGAAACGCGGCCCGATGGCGAGTGGGCCTATCCCGATTTCGTGATCGGCGGCGATTCCCATACGCCCATGATCAACGGCATCGGGGTGCTGGGCTGGGGCGTGGGCGGCATCGACGCCGAGGCCGCGCTGCTGGGCCATGCCTATACCTTTCCGGTGCCCGAAGTCGTCGGCGTGCGGCTGGTGGGCCACATTCCGCCGCCGGCGCTGACCACCGACGCCGCCCTGCTGATCACGCAGAAGCTGCGTGAATTCAAGGTGGCCGGCAGTATGGTGGAGTTCTTCGGCCCGGGCGTGCGCGAGCTGGCCGTGCCGGAACGCGCCACCATCGCGAATATGGCGCCGGAGTACGGCGCGACCTGTGGTTTCTTCCCCGTCGATGCGGTCACCATCGAATACCTTCATGCCTCCGGCCGCGATCCCGCCGTGATCGAACGCGCGGAACAATATTGCCGTGCCAATGCCCTCTGGCGCGAAGACGCCGACGAAACGCCGCCGCAGTTCAGCCGCGTGCTGGAAATCGATCTGTCCGAAACGGTACCGTCCATGGCTGGCCCGCGGCGCCCGCAGGACCGCCTGCCCCTGCCGGCGATCCCGGCCGATTTCCGCGACCGCCTGCACAAGCCGGCGCTGGAAGGCGGTTTCGCGGTGCCGAAGGACGCCGACGTAGCCCAGCGCGCCACATTGGCCGACGGCGACCAGCCGCTGCGCCTGCCGCATGGCGCCATCGTGCTGGCCGCCATCACGTCCTGTACCAATACCTCCAACCCCACGGTGATGATGGCCGCAGGGCTGCTGGCGAAGAAGGCGGTAGAGCGCGGCCTGCGCGTGCCGGAATGGGTCAAGACGTCGCTGGCACCGGGGTCGCGCACGGTCACGCGTTATCTGCAGGCGGCGGGGCTGATGGATGCCCTGGAGACGCTGGGATTTTTCGTGATCGGCTACGGCTGCACGACCTGCGGCGGCAAGTCGGGCGCCCTGTCCGACCCGGTCGTCCAGGCCATCGAGCGCGATCGCTTCGTATCGGTATCGGTGCTGTCGGGCAACCGCAACTTCGAGGGCCGCATCCATAAGCTGATCCGCGCCAACTACATCGGCGCGCCGCCCATGGTGGTGCTGTATGCGCTTGCGGGCCGCATCGACATCGACCTGGACAAGGAGCCGATCGGCCAGGACCGCGATGGACAACCGGTGTACATGCGCGACGTCTGGCCCACGCCCGCGGAGATCCAGGCCGTGTTGCCGCTGGCCAGTACGCGCGAGTTGTTCGAAGCCGTCTACGATCCCGCCAACCTGGATATCGAGGCCTGGCGCGAGATGCAGGCACCATCGGGACCGCGCTTCCCGTGGGACCCGCAATCGCTTTATCTGGTCGATCCGCCGTTCTTCAAGGACGAACCGGATGGCGACAGCCTGGGACGCCTGGCGCGGGCGCTGGAGTCCGCCAGCGTGCTGGCCGCCTTCGGCGATTCGCTGACCACCGACCATATCTCGCCGGGCGGCGAAATCCCGCTGGAAACACCCCCCGGACAATACCTGGCCGATGCCGGCGTGCCGCAGCGCGAGTTCAACAGCTATATCGCGCGCCGCTGCAACTTCCATGTGATGACGCGCGCCACGTTCGGCAACATCCGCATCCGCAATGCACTGCTGGACGGCGAGGAAGGCGGCAATACGCTGCACTTCCCCGACCGCGCGCGCATGACGATCTTCGATGCCGCCAATGCGTACCGCAAAGAGGGCCGCGCCACGATCGTCATCGCCGGCAAGGAGTACGGCACGGGCAGCAGCCGCGACTGGGCGGCCAAGGGCACGGCGCTGCTGGGCGTCAGGGCCGTGATCGCCGAATCGTTCGAACGCATCCATCGCGCCAACCTGATCGGCATGGGCGTGCTGCCGCTGGCCTTCCTGCCCGGCGAAGGCTGGCGCCAGCTGGGATTGCGCGGCGACGAAACCTTTAGCTTCGAGAACGTCGAGGCGGGTATCCGCGAGGGTGGACCGATCCGTGTGATCGCCCGCCAGGGCAGCCGCGAAGTGCGTTTCGACACGATCCCGCAGGTGCTGACCGCCGCCGAACGGCGCCTGATGGCCGACGGCGGAATCCCGATGAGCGTATTGCGGGCGCTATTGCCTGACGCCGCCACGGCGGGAAGATGA